From a region of the Sesamum indicum cultivar Zhongzhi No. 13 linkage group LG3, S_indicum_v1.0, whole genome shotgun sequence genome:
- the LOC105158159 gene encoding bidirectional sugar transporter NEC1, producing the protein MSANLAFVFGLLGNIISFMVFLAPIPTFYQIYKRKSTEGFQSLPYVVGLFSAMLLIYYAFLLPDSTLLITINSFGCFIETLYICFYLFYAPKTARLQTATLLLLLNVVGMGLIVVLTHFLAKDSTRAHIVGWICLVFSVSVFVAPLCVVRQVIRTKSVEYMPFLLSFFLTLSAVMWFFYGLLRKDYNIAIPNILGFIFGVLQMALYLVYKNAKKAIQEKLPEIIEMEEEKQNNTIPAELKEQIIDVMKLSAIVCSEIIPVVPHLIDDHALNVEAADKVKPGDETLKMICT; encoded by the exons ATGAGTGCTAACTTGGCTTTTGTCTTTGGCCTTCTAG GCAACATCATCTCCTTCATGGTTTTCCTCGCTCCGAT CCCAACATTTTATCAGATTTACAAGAGAAAATCGACAGAAGGGTTCCAGTCTTTACCGTACGTGGTCGGCTTATTCAGCGCGATGCTGTTGATATACTATGCTTTCCTGTTGCCAGACTCCACTCTTCTCATTACCATCAACTCATTTGGCTGCTTCATCGAGACCCTATACATCTGCTTCTACCTATTTTATGCCCCGAAAACTGCAAGG CTGCAAACTGCAACGCTTCTCCTTCTGCTAAACGTGGTTGGGATGGGCCTGATTGTTGTGCTAACTCATTTTCTGGCAAAGGATTCGACCCGTGCCCATATCGTGGGGTGGATTTGCCTTGTCTTCTCCGTATCTGTGTTCGTTGCGCCTTTGTGTGTCGTT AGACAAGTTATACGAACCAAGAGCGTTGAGTACATGCCGTTTCTTCTATCGTTTTTCCTCACCCTCAGTGCCGTCATGTGGTTCTTCTACGGCTTACTACGCAAAGACTATAACATTGCg attcCTAATATTCTAGGGTTCATCTTTGGAGTGCTCCAAATGGCGCTCTATTTAGTGTACAAGAACGCGAAAAAAGCAATACAAGAAAAGCTTCCTGAAATCATAGAGATGGAAGAGGAGAAGCAGAACAATACCATTCCAGCTGAACTCAAAGAGCAGATTATTGATGTTATGAAGCTGAGTGCAATAGTGTGTTCGGAGATCATTCCGGTGGTTCCCCACCTCATCGACGATCATGCACTCAACGTCGAGGCAGCAGACAAAGTCAAGCCCGGAGATGAAACCCTCAAAATGATCTGTAcctga